One region of Yersinia bercovieri ATCC 43970 genomic DNA includes:
- the hypD gene encoding hydrogenase formation protein HypD: protein MRYVDEFRDPALVSALLARIEHLLPQLPQLPDQQCLPLQIMEVCGGHTHAIFKFGLDQLLPDGLEFVHGPGCPVCVLPMGRIDSCLEIAAHPEVIFCTYGDAMRVPGRNGSMLDAKRRGADIRVVYSPLDALTLAQQNPEREVVFFGLGFETTMPASALTLQQARRLGLSNFTLFCQHITIIPTLRSLLQQPDVRIDGFLAPGHVSMVIGTTPYGFICDQFCKPLVVTGFEPLDILQGLVMLLEQKVSGRCAVENQYRRIVPDSGNLLAQQALAEVFTAKASSEWRGLGEIADSGVQISPAYQAFDAELRFNPQQQRVADDPRSRCGEVLTGRCKPDQCPLFGGECTPENAFGALMVSSEGACSAYYQYR from the coding sequence ATGCGCTACGTTGATGAGTTCCGCGATCCCGCCTTGGTGAGCGCCTTACTGGCCCGGATCGAACACTTACTGCCGCAACTGCCGCAACTGCCGGATCAACAGTGCTTGCCATTGCAGATCATGGAGGTGTGCGGCGGTCATACCCATGCGATCTTCAAGTTTGGCCTCGATCAACTGCTGCCGGACGGGCTGGAGTTTGTCCATGGGCCGGGTTGTCCGGTGTGTGTGTTGCCGATGGGGCGTATCGACAGCTGCCTTGAAATTGCCGCCCATCCGGAGGTGATTTTCTGCACCTACGGCGACGCCATGCGCGTACCGGGGCGTAATGGCTCAATGCTAGATGCCAAGCGGCGCGGCGCGGATATTCGCGTGGTCTACTCGCCGCTGGATGCGCTGACACTGGCACAGCAAAACCCAGAGCGGGAAGTGGTGTTTTTCGGCCTGGGTTTCGAAACTACCATGCCCGCCAGTGCCTTAACTCTGCAACAGGCCAGGCGGCTCGGGCTGAGTAACTTCACCCTGTTCTGTCAGCACATCACCATCATTCCCACTCTGCGCAGCCTGCTGCAACAACCAGATGTGCGCATCGACGGCTTTCTGGCTCCCGGCCATGTCAGCATGGTGATCGGCACCACGCCATACGGCTTTATTTGCGATCAATTTTGTAAGCCGCTGGTGGTCACGGGTTTTGAACCGCTAGATATCTTGCAAGGGCTGGTGATGCTGCTGGAACAGAAGGTCAGCGGGCGCTGCGCGGTGGAGAACCAGTATCGCCGCATTGTGCCGGACAGTGGCAACTTACTGGCGCAACAGGCGCTGGCGGAGGTCTTTACCGCTAAAGCCAGCAGTGAATGGCGCGGCTTGGGCGAGATAGCCGACTCCGGTGTCCAGATAAGCCCAGCGTATCAGGCTTTCGATGCCGAGTTGCGCTTCAACCCGCAACAGCAGCGGGTCGCCGATGATCCGCGATCCCGTTGCGGTGAGGTGTTGACCGGCCGCTGCAAGCCAGATCAATGCCCGCTGTTCGGCGGCGAATGTACGCCAGAAAATGCATTTGGGGCGCTGATGGTCTCCTCCGAGGGGGCTTGCTCCGCTTACTATCAATATCGATAG
- the hybG gene encoding hydrogenase maturation factor HybG, producing the protein MCLGVPGKIVAVGEDIHQLAWVEVSGVKREINIALVCDESPAALLGQWVLVHVGFAMSLLDEEEARQTLAALAHMQAVGLDLDHMASGAGDALR; encoded by the coding sequence ATGTGCTTAGGCGTACCCGGTAAAATTGTGGCTGTCGGTGAGGATATCCACCAGCTGGCTTGGGTCGAGGTGAGCGGCGTAAAACGTGAGATCAATATCGCGCTAGTGTGTGATGAATCACCAGCGGCCCTACTCGGCCAATGGGTATTGGTGCATGTCGGCTTCGCCATGAGCTTGCTTGATGAGGAGGAGGCCCGGCAGACACTGGCCGCGCTGGCCCATATGCAGGCGGTTGGATTGGATCTGGACCATATGGCAAGTGGGGCTGGTGATGCGCTACGTTGA
- the hypB gene encoding hydrogenase nickel incorporation protein HypB: MCTTCGCASGERKIEGDDSHHHDHHDHHDGHHHHDHHDHHDGHHHHDHHDHDDGHHHHDQHDSDTNAANIQHKHKHKYVAKGTQPVIVHHHYYYHQGDVHHHYHGKGAEHDKAPESLTFSEPDDTDAPAVEPFTPQLHADQQGLHYGQGEAGSHAPGMGQRRLLQIEQDVLSKNNQLASHNREHFVEQHILALNLVSSPGSGKTTLLTTTLRRLAGLVPCAVIEGDQQTTHDAERIRATGVPAIQVNTGKGCHLDAQMVHDAAHRLDLSNDSLLFIENVGNLVCPASFDLGERHKVAVLSVTEGEDKPLKYPHMFAASSLMIINKIDLLPYLDFDIEQCIAYARQVNPGIQVIALSASSGEGMDLWLEWLEAQRCA; this comes from the coding sequence ATGTGTACCACTTGTGGCTGCGCCAGCGGCGAGAGAAAAATCGAGGGCGACGACAGTCACCATCACGACCATCACGACCATCATGACGGCCACCACCATCATGACCATCACGACCATCATGACGGCCACCACCATCATGACCATCACGACCATGATGATGGCCACCACCATCATGACCAGCACGACAGTGATACCAATGCGGCAAACATTCAGCATAAGCATAAACACAAATATGTCGCCAAAGGCACACAGCCAGTCATTGTCCATCACCACTATTACTACCATCAAGGCGATGTCCATCACCACTATCATGGTAAAGGCGCTGAGCATGACAAAGCCCCTGAGTCGCTGACTTTCTCTGAACCCGACGACACTGATGCGCCCGCCGTGGAGCCTTTTACCCCGCAGCTACATGCCGATCAACAAGGGCTGCATTACGGGCAAGGTGAGGCCGGTAGCCATGCGCCGGGGATGGGGCAGCGCCGTTTGCTGCAAATCGAGCAAGATGTGCTGAGTAAAAATAACCAGTTAGCCAGCCATAACCGTGAGCATTTTGTTGAGCAACATATTCTGGCGCTGAATCTGGTCTCCAGCCCCGGTTCCGGCAAAACGACCTTGTTGACCACTACTCTGCGACGGCTGGCAGGGCTGGTGCCTTGCGCGGTGATTGAAGGCGATCAGCAAACCACCCACGATGCCGAGCGCATTCGTGCCACGGGGGTGCCGGCGATTCAGGTCAATACCGGCAAAGGCTGCCATCTGGATGCGCAGATGGTGCATGATGCCGCGCACCGCTTGGATCTGAGCAATGACAGCCTGCTATTTATTGAAAATGTCGGCAATTTGGTTTGCCCCGCCAGCTTTGATCTGGGGGAGCGCCATAAAGTGGCGGTGCTCTCAGTGACCGAAGGCGAAGATAAGCCGTTGAAATACCCCCATATGTTTGCCGCATCCAGCTTGATGATTATCAATAAAATCGATCTGCTGCCCTATCTGGATTTCGATATTGAGCAGTGCATCGCCTATGCCCGCCAGGTGAATCCGGGCATTCAGGTGATTGCCCTGTCCGCCAGTAGCGGCGAGGGGATGGATCTGTGGCTGGAGTGGCTGGAGGCGCAGCGATGTGCTTAG
- the hypA gene encoding hydrogenase maturation nickel metallochaperone HypA: MHEISLCLSTLELIEQQAQRHGAKRVTAVWLEIGALSCIEESALRFSFDVASRQTLAADCQLHLSYLPATAWCWECSASVEIERHDAGCPHCGSHALQVESGGNLQVKQIEVE, from the coding sequence ATGCATGAAATCAGCTTATGCCTCAGCACGCTAGAGCTGATTGAACAGCAGGCGCAGCGCCACGGTGCCAAACGGGTAACCGCAGTATGGCTAGAGATTGGGGCGCTCTCTTGCATTGAAGAGAGCGCCCTGCGATTCAGTTTTGATGTCGCTAGCCGCCAGACACTGGCCGCCGATTGCCAACTGCATCTCAGCTACTTGCCGGCAACGGCTTGGTGCTGGGAGTGTAGCGCCAGCGTAGAGATTGAACGGCATGATGCCGGGTGCCCGCATTGCGGCAGCCATGCTCTGCAAGTAGAGAGTGGCGGCAATTTGCAGGTGAAACAGATAGAAGTGGAATAA
- the hybE gene encoding hydrogenase-2 assembly chaperone produces the protein MSDVITGHQHHPAALLESRFGQIAAESMRGLPFYRDHIPLRACGFQLFEQQWIGALLTPWMLSLVVLPGPSQSWQRRTVGERLMLALPCGTIGFTVSEVAGCGQYLSRSLMSPLDTTLSAERALQLAEQSARMALSLPVVDADGPANPRRRALFNKVSQIKNQHA, from the coding sequence ATGTCTGATGTGATTACCGGCCATCAACACCATCCGGCGGCATTGCTGGAGAGTCGCTTTGGTCAGATAGCGGCTGAGTCGATGCGCGGTTTGCCGTTTTACCGCGACCACATCCCACTGCGGGCCTGTGGATTTCAGCTATTTGAGCAGCAGTGGATTGGCGCGCTATTGACACCGTGGATGCTGAGTTTAGTGGTGTTACCGGGGCCGAGTCAGAGCTGGCAGCGCCGCACTGTGGGTGAGCGACTGATGCTAGCGCTGCCTTGTGGCACCATCGGTTTTACCGTCAGCGAAGTGGCGGGCTGTGGCCAATACCTGAGTCGCTCGCTGATGTCGCCACTGGATACTACCCTCAGCGCGGAGCGGGCGCTGCAACTGGCAGAGCAAAGTGCGCGCATGGCGCTCTCACTGCCGGTGGTAGATGCCGACGGCCCTGCCAATCCACGGCGGCGCGCTTTGTTTAATAAAGTTAGCCAAATAAAGAATCAGCATGCATGA
- a CDS encoding HyaD/HybD family hydrogenase maturation endopeptidase: protein MGILVLGIGNLLLSDEAVGVRLVEALEQRFAIPAGVEVLDGGTAGLELMEAMANREHLIVADAVLTGQPPGSVAVLRDKEIPAMFSRKVSPHQLGLCDVLMALQLTDEFPRQLTLVGVVPESLAPGIGLTSTVTQAMEPALEQILAALRASGVTLNRREESHV from the coding sequence ATGGGGATTTTGGTATTAGGTATAGGTAATTTGCTACTGAGTGATGAAGCGGTGGGAGTGCGTCTGGTGGAAGCACTGGAGCAGCGCTTTGCCATTCCTGCGGGTGTCGAAGTGCTGGATGGCGGCACGGCTGGTCTGGAGCTAATGGAGGCGATGGCGAATCGCGAGCATCTGATTGTGGCCGATGCGGTGCTAACTGGCCAGCCGCCGGGCAGTGTCGCGGTGCTGCGTGATAAAGAGATCCCCGCCATGTTTAGCCGCAAAGTGTCGCCCCATCAACTGGGGCTATGTGATGTGCTGATGGCGCTACAACTGACTGATGAGTTCCCGCGCCAACTGACACTGGTGGGCGTGGTGCCGGAGTCACTGGCGCCGGGGATCGGCCTGACCTCGACCGTGACGCAAGCAATGGAACCGGCACTGGAACAGATCCTGGCGGCGCTGCGGGCCAGTGGCGTCACCCTCAACCGACGGGAAGAGAGTCATGTCTGA
- the hybC gene encoding hydrogenase 2 large subunit: protein MSQRITIDPVTRIEGHLRIDCEIEDGKVIKAWSSGTMWRGMEEILQGNDPRDAWMIVQRICGVCTTIHAIASVRAVENALGMEVPVNAQHIRNLILAAHSIHDHIVHFYQLSALDWVDVTSALQASPQKAAAMLSGLSSWPLNSAEEFTRVQQKIKDLVASGQLGIFANGYWGHPAMALPPEVNLIAVAHYLQALECQRDANRIVAVLGGKTPHIQNLAVGGVANPINLDMPSVLNLERLMLVKSFIDRLGSFIEQVYKVDTAVIAAHYPGWLHLGKGADNYLSVPELPTDRKGETFLLPGGYLENGRFRPIANHNDPYLIKGIAESGKHAWYQDDEPLAPWEGKTNPNYTGWQEDGKYSWVKAPTFYGKTVEVGPLAWLMCGMAADHGPTKQHFSDIGAAYQQLSGQGITAEQLPSTLGRIIGRAVHCCVLHETLAQQWTALVTNIGTGDVETFIKPDIPLTGEIRGVGFEEAPRGMLSHWVVIKDGKIANYQAVVPSTWNAGPRNYNDEPGPYEQALVGTPIADPAKPLEVVRTIHSFDPCMSCAVHIVDTTGNEVTKVKVL from the coding sequence ATGAGCCAACGCATCACCATTGATCCCGTTACCCGCATTGAGGGACACCTACGGATCGACTGCGAAATTGAGGATGGCAAGGTGATCAAGGCCTGGTCCTCCGGCACCATGTGGCGCGGCATGGAGGAGATTTTACAGGGCAACGATCCGCGCGATGCCTGGATGATTGTGCAGCGCATTTGCGGCGTCTGTACCACCATTCATGCCATCGCCTCGGTGCGTGCGGTGGAGAACGCGCTGGGGATGGAGGTGCCGGTTAACGCGCAACATATCCGCAATCTGATCCTCGCGGCCCATAGCATTCATGACCATATCGTGCACTTCTATCAACTGTCGGCGCTGGATTGGGTGGATGTCACCTCTGCGCTGCAAGCCTCGCCACAAAAGGCGGCCGCCATGTTGAGCGGCCTATCCAGTTGGCCATTGAACAGCGCTGAAGAGTTCACCCGCGTGCAGCAGAAAATCAAAGATCTGGTCGCCAGCGGGCAGTTGGGTATTTTTGCCAACGGCTATTGGGGCCATCCGGCGATGGCGCTGCCGCCAGAGGTGAATTTGATTGCGGTGGCGCACTACCTGCAAGCACTGGAGTGTCAGCGCGATGCTAACCGCATCGTGGCAGTTTTGGGCGGTAAAACCCCGCATATTCAGAATCTTGCGGTAGGTGGCGTGGCTAACCCGATCAATCTGGATATGCCGAGCGTGCTCAATCTGGAGCGCCTGATGCTGGTGAAATCCTTCATCGATCGTCTGGGCAGCTTTATCGAGCAAGTTTACAAAGTGGATACGGCGGTGATCGCCGCTCACTATCCGGGCTGGCTCCATCTGGGCAAAGGGGCGGATAACTACCTCAGCGTGCCGGAGCTACCGACAGATCGCAAAGGCGAAACCTTCCTGCTGCCGGGGGGCTATCTGGAAAATGGCCGCTTCCGCCCGATAGCCAATCACAACGATCCCTATCTGATCAAAGGTATCGCCGAGAGCGGCAAACACGCCTGGTATCAGGACGACGAACCGCTCGCGCCATGGGAGGGTAAAACCAACCCGAACTACACCGGCTGGCAGGAAGATGGCAAATATTCGTGGGTCAAAGCGCCGACCTTCTACGGCAAAACCGTGGAAGTGGGGCCACTGGCGTGGCTGATGTGTGGCATGGCGGCAGACCATGGGCCAACCAAGCAGCACTTCAGCGATATCGGCGCGGCCTATCAACAGCTCAGCGGGCAGGGGATCACTGCCGAACAGTTACCTTCAACACTGGGCCGCATTATTGGTCGTGCGGTGCATTGCTGCGTGCTGCATGAAACGCTGGCGCAGCAGTGGACGGCACTGGTCACCAATATTGGCACCGGTGATGTGGAAACCTTTATCAAGCCGGATATTCCATTGACAGGGGAAATACGTGGTGTCGGATTTGAAGAGGCACCGCGCGGCATGTTGTCGCACTGGGTGGTGATTAAGGATGGCAAAATCGCCAATTATCAGGCGGTGGTGCCCTCCACCTGGAATGCCGGGCCACGTAATTATAACGACGAACCGGGGCCATACGAGCAAGCGCTGGTGGGCACGCCGATTGCTGATCCTGCCAAGCCGCTAGAGGTGGTGCGAACCATTCACTCATTCGACCCGTGTATGTCTTGTGCTGTACATATTGTTGATACAACGGGCAACGAAGTGACCAAAGTCAAGGTGCTGTGA
- the hybB gene encoding Ni/Fe-hydrogenase cytochrome b subunit: protein MTMHKSSPLGGRLVSWPVMLLAPFVVLCALLIVKRLVLGLGSVSDLNGGFPWGIWIAFDLLVGTGLACGGWALAWAVYVFNRGEYHPLVRPALLASLFGYALGGLSITIDVGRYWNLPYFFIPGYFNVNSVLFETAVCMTIYIGVMALEFAPALFERLGWKVSLKRLNKVMFFVIALGALLPTMHQSSMGSLMIAAGAKIHPLWQSYEMLPLFSLLTAAILGFSIVIFEGSLVQAGLRGRGANEAPLFTRLTTIIDLFLLLFVLLRLGEVIVRHKTDYLWHFDRYAIAFWAEIVLMTLPLLIFRIRRAREDSRLLFIGALCMIGGAALWRLNYSLLAFNPGGGYNYFPTTSEILISIGFVAIEVCAYILLIRLLPVLPAHGQLHKSNQTEVKHEPTHHH from the coding sequence ATGACGATGCATAAATCCAGCCCACTGGGTGGGCGGCTGGTCAGCTGGCCAGTGATGCTGTTAGCGCCCTTTGTGGTGCTCTGCGCGCTGCTGATAGTCAAGCGCTTGGTGCTTGGGCTGGGGTCTGTCAGTGATTTGAATGGCGGCTTCCCATGGGGGATCTGGATAGCCTTCGACTTACTGGTCGGCACAGGACTTGCCTGTGGCGGCTGGGCGCTGGCGTGGGCGGTTTACGTGTTTAACCGTGGTGAGTATCACCCGCTGGTACGCCCGGCACTGCTCGCGAGCCTGTTTGGCTATGCGCTCGGCGGTTTGTCGATCACCATTGACGTGGGCCGCTACTGGAACCTGCCGTACTTCTTCATTCCCGGCTATTTCAACGTCAATTCAGTGCTGTTCGAAACCGCCGTCTGTATGACGATTTATATCGGCGTGATGGCGCTGGAGTTTGCCCCCGCCCTATTCGAACGTCTCGGCTGGAAAGTCTCGCTGAAGCGGCTAAACAAAGTGATGTTCTTTGTTATCGCCCTCGGTGCGCTGCTGCCCACCATGCATCAATCCTCCATGGGGTCACTGATGATTGCTGCGGGTGCCAAGATCCATCCCCTGTGGCAAAGCTATGAAATGCTGCCGCTATTCTCCCTGCTGACGGCCGCCATTCTGGGCTTCTCGATTGTTATTTTCGAAGGCTCCTTAGTACAGGCGGGATTGCGCGGGCGAGGGGCCAATGAAGCGCCGCTGTTCACCCGCTTAACCACCATCATTGATCTGTTCCTGCTGCTGTTTGTGCTGCTGCGCCTCGGTGAAGTCATCGTGCGCCATAAGACCGATTATCTGTGGCATTTTGACCGCTACGCCATCGCCTTTTGGGCGGAAATCGTGCTGATGACCCTGCCGCTGCTGATCTTCCGTATTCGGCGGGCCAGAGAGGATAGCCGCTTACTCTTTATCGGCGCGCTCTGCATGATTGGCGGCGCGGCACTGTGGCGGCTCAACTACTCGCTGCTGGCCTTCAATCCCGGCGGTGGCTACAACTACTTCCCCACCACCAGTGAAATTCTGATCTCAATCGGCTTCGTCGCCATTGAGGTCTGCGCCTACATTTTATTGATTCGGCTGTTGCCGGTGCTTCCCGCTCACGGACAGTTACATAAGAGTAATCAAACAGAGGTAAAGCATGAGCCAACGCATCACCATTGA
- the hybA gene encoding hydrogenase 2 operon protein HybA, translated as MNRRHFFKLASGGVLLAGLSPSARAEVQNRPPIPGALSMLYDSTLCVGCQACVSKCQQINHSEFAEHGETYASGEAIWSNNDKLSPYTNNIIQVWTSGAGIHKDQLEDGYAYIKKQCMHCVDPNCVSVCPVSALRKDAKTGIVHYDPNVCTGCRYCMVGCPFNVPKYDYDNPFGQIHKCELCNQKGVERLDKGGLPGCVEVCPTGAVIFGTREELLSEAQRRLTLKPGENYRFPRQTLSANDTYEHPVAHYEPHVYGEKEGGGTQVLVLAGVPAEKLDLPPLAELATGARSEHVQHTLYKGMILPLAVLAGVTALVHRNTRDERKEDDSQEPPQSQGKPQTQNKKESRDDDA; from the coding sequence GTGAACCGACGTCACTTTTTCAAATTAGCCTCTGGCGGTGTGCTGCTGGCAGGGCTTTCGCCCAGTGCGCGAGCTGAGGTACAAAATCGGCCACCGATCCCCGGTGCGTTGAGCATGTTATATGACTCCACGTTATGTGTCGGTTGTCAGGCGTGTGTGAGCAAATGCCAGCAGATCAACCATAGCGAGTTTGCCGAACATGGCGAAACCTATGCCAGTGGTGAGGCCATCTGGTCAAACAACGACAAACTTAGCCCCTACACCAACAATATTATTCAGGTGTGGACCAGCGGCGCGGGGATTCATAAAGATCAGCTAGAAGATGGCTACGCCTATATCAAAAAGCAGTGTATGCACTGCGTTGATCCCAACTGTGTTTCTGTCTGTCCGGTGAGCGCACTGCGCAAAGATGCCAAAACCGGCATTGTCCACTATGACCCCAATGTTTGTACTGGCTGCCGCTATTGCATGGTCGGCTGCCCATTCAATGTGCCGAAATATGATTATGACAACCCCTTTGGCCAGATCCACAAATGTGAATTATGCAATCAGAAAGGGGTAGAGCGGCTGGACAAAGGTGGGCTACCCGGCTGTGTCGAGGTGTGCCCAACTGGTGCGGTGATATTTGGCACCCGTGAGGAGTTGCTGTCTGAGGCGCAACGGCGGCTGACCCTGAAACCGGGTGAAAACTACCGCTTCCCGCGTCAGACACTCAGTGCCAATGACACCTACGAGCACCCGGTCGCCCACTATGAACCGCACGTTTATGGTGAAAAAGAGGGCGGCGGCACACAGGTCTTGGTGCTGGCGGGGGTCCCGGCCGAGAAGCTCGATTTGCCGCCACTGGCAGAACTGGCGACTGGCGCGCGCTCTGAGCATGTCCAGCATACGCTGTACAAAGGCATGATCCTACCGCTGGCGGTTCTGGCGGGTGTCACGGCACTGGTGCATCGCAATACCCGCGATGAGCGCAAAGAAGATGATAGTCAGGAGCCGCCACAGAGCCAGGGTAAGCCGCAGACGCAGAACAAAAAGGAAAGTCGCGATGACGATGCATAA
- the hybO gene encoding hydrogenase 2 small subunit — protein sequence MLSQHGVNRRDFMKLCAALAATMGLSSKAAAEIANTVSSPQRPPVIWIGAQECTGCTESLLRSTHPTIENLLLSVISMEYHEVLSAAFGEQAEENKHRAIEQYKGKYVLVVDGSIPLKDGGIYCMVAGKPIVEHIREAAEHAAAIIAIGSCSAWGGVPATGGNPTGAVSLQDALPGKTVINIPGCPPNPHNFLATVAHIITFQRPPALDAKNRPTFAYGRLIHENCERRPHFDAGRFARQFGDEGHRQGYCLYHLGCKGPETYGNCPTLEFCDVGGGIWPVGIGHPCYGCNEEGIGFTKGIAQLANVENPTPRAEKPLIHNPEGGEVSTTATALLGGVVGLVAGVSLMTVRELGRQQKQRRKDDDHPSREE from the coding sequence ATGCTTTCCCAGCATGGCGTTAACCGTCGTGATTTTATGAAGCTTTGTGCAGCACTGGCTGCCACCATGGGTCTTAGCAGTAAAGCTGCCGCTGAAATTGCTAACACGGTCAGTTCACCGCAACGACCACCGGTCATCTGGATTGGTGCGCAGGAGTGCACCGGTTGTACTGAATCGCTACTACGTTCGACCCATCCCACCATTGAGAATCTACTGCTCAGTGTTATCTCGATGGAGTATCACGAAGTGCTGTCGGCCGCATTTGGTGAGCAAGCGGAGGAGAATAAGCACCGGGCTATCGAACAGTACAAAGGGAAATATGTGCTGGTGGTCGATGGCTCTATCCCGCTGAAAGATGGCGGGATTTACTGCATGGTGGCGGGCAAGCCGATTGTCGAGCATATCCGCGAAGCAGCGGAACATGCGGCGGCGATTATTGCCATTGGTTCCTGCTCCGCCTGGGGAGGTGTGCCCGCCACTGGCGGCAACCCGACTGGCGCGGTGAGTTTGCAAGACGCACTGCCCGGCAAAACGGTGATTAATATCCCCGGTTGCCCACCCAACCCGCATAACTTTTTGGCGACTGTCGCCCATATCATCACTTTCCAGCGGCCACCCGCGTTGGATGCCAAGAACCGCCCAACCTTTGCTTATGGCCGCTTGATTCATGAAAACTGCGAGCGCCGTCCGCACTTTGATGCTGGCCGCTTTGCGCGCCAGTTTGGCGACGAAGGTCACCGGCAGGGCTACTGCCTTTACCACTTGGGCTGTAAAGGGCCAGAGACTTATGGCAACTGCCCAACACTGGAGTTCTGCGATGTCGGCGGCGGCATCTGGCCGGTGGGTATTGGGCACCCTTGCTACGGCTGCAATGAAGAGGGAATTGGCTTCACCAAAGGCATCGCCCAATTGGCGAATGTGGAGAACCCCACACCGCGCGCTGAAAAACCGCTGATTCATAATCCGGAAGGCGGCGAGGTGTCGACCACGGCGACGGCACTGCTGGGCGGCGTGGTGGGATTGGTGGCGGGCGTTAGCCTGATGACCGTCCGTGAGCTGGGGCGGCAACAGAAACAGCGCCGTAAAGATGACGATCACCCATCGCGGGAGGAGTAG
- a CDS encoding glycine zipper 2TM domain-containing protein: protein MTKSFIVAALAIATLSGCANNNTLSGDTFSSSQAGQAQSVTYGTLVSVRPVTIQGGDGNNIAGAVGGAVVGGFLGNTIGGGTGRRLGTAAGAVAGGVVGQQVQSMMNRSSGVELEVRRDNGTTFLVVQAQGVTQFHAGQRVTIATNGNSVTITPR from the coding sequence ATGACAAAATCATTCATTGTTGCTGCTCTAGCCATCGCCACACTCAGTGGCTGCGCCAATAATAATACACTTTCGGGCGATACCTTTAGCAGCTCTCAGGCGGGGCAAGCCCAATCGGTGACTTACGGCACCTTGGTTTCTGTTCGTCCGGTCACTATTCAGGGTGGGGATGGCAATAACATTGCCGGTGCGGTAGGTGGGGCTGTTGTGGGTGGCTTTTTGGGTAACACCATTGGTGGTGGTACTGGCCGCCGTCTCGGCACCGCCGCAGGGGCGGTTGCTGGTGGCGTTGTCGGCCAACAAGTCCAGAGCATGATGAACCGCAGCAGTGGGGTTGAACTGGAAGTCCGCCGTGATAATGGCACCACCTTCCTGGTTGTTCAGGCGCAAGGGGTGACACAGTTCCATGCGGGTCAACGGGTGACGATTGCCACCAATGGCAATAGTGTCACTATCACGCCACGATAA
- the lafU gene encoding putative lateral flagellar export/assembly protein LafU, producing MVTTTKLIVGVVSEEERQEIVAQLNGETIFDKQSYISIPSKSKSGGGKFSDSIDGHEQAKETKSNLAVEVPEPEQSLEEVVDKSGKEMEELSRIIMQITSTYDAQSNLKMEVVPQGLRILIQDDKQRDMFQRSSALLTPFFSRLLAELAPAFNEMDNKIIITGHTDASRYRDQVRYNNWNLSGERALMAHKALVKGGLSEERVLQINAMADQMLLTPTEPLAASNRRIEIMVLTKTASDTLYQFFGNHGENVVKSAVKKVEQ from the coding sequence TTGGTTACTACCACAAAGTTGATTGTTGGGGTCGTCTCCGAAGAGGAGCGACAAGAAATTGTGGCGCAATTGAATGGCGAAACCATTTTTGACAAGCAATCCTATATTTCGATCCCCTCCAAAAGTAAGAGTGGTGGCGGCAAGTTCTCCGACAGCATTGATGGTCACGAACAGGCCAAAGAGACCAAAAGTAACCTTGCAGTGGAGGTGCCGGAGCCAGAACAGTCATTGGAAGAGGTGGTGGATAAGTCGGGTAAAGAGATGGAAGAGTTATCGCGCATTATTATGCAAATCACCTCAACCTACGACGCGCAATCTAACTTGAAAATGGAGGTAGTACCGCAAGGGCTACGTATCTTGATTCAAGATGATAAACAGCGGGATATGTTTCAGCGCAGCAGTGCGTTATTGACCCCATTCTTCAGCCGTTTACTGGCTGAACTGGCACCCGCCTTTAATGAAATGGACAATAAAATCATTATTACCGGTCATACCGATGCATCCCGTTATCGTGATCAGGTGCGGTATAACAACTGGAATCTATCTGGCGAAAGGGCACTAATGGCGCACAAAGCGCTGGTAAAAGGCGGATTGAGTGAGGAGCGAGTGCTGCAAATCAATGCAATGGCGGATCAGATGCTACTGACTCCGACAGAGCCTTTAGCGGCCAGTAACCGACGTATCGAAATTATGGTCTTAACCAAAACAGCGTCGGACACCCTATATCAGTTCTTTGGCAACCACGGTGAGAATGTCGTGAAGTCGGCGGTCAAAAAAGTCGAACAGTGA